The proteins below are encoded in one region of Equus caballus isolate H_3958 breed thoroughbred chromosome 18, TB-T2T, whole genome shotgun sequence:
- the MMADHC gene encoding cobalamin trafficking protein CblD (The RefSeq protein has 1 substitution compared to this genomic sequence), which translates to MANVLCNRARLVSYLPGFCSLVRRVVNPKAFSTAGSSGSDESHVATAPPDICSRTIWPDETMGPFGPQDQRFQLPGNIGFDCHLNGTTSQKKSQIHKTLPDVLAEPLSSERHEFVMAQYVNEFQGNDAPVEQQINSAETYFESAKVECAIQTCPELLRKDFESLFPEVATNKLMILTVTQKTKNDMTVWSEEVEYEREMLLEKFISGAKEICYALRAEGYWADFIDPSSGLAFFGPYTNNTLFETDERYRHLGFSVDDLGCCKVIRHSLWGTHVVVGSIFTNATPDSYIMKKLSGN; encoded by the exons ATGGCCAAT GTGCTCTGTAACAGAGCCAGGCTGGTTTCCTACCTCCCAGGATTTTGCTCTTTAGTTAGAAGGGTTGTCAATCCCAAAGCCTTTTCAACTGCAGGATCTTCAGGTTCTGACGAGTCTCATGTGGCCACTGCACCTCCAGATATAT GTTCTCGAACAATATGGCCTGATGAAACTATGGGACCATTTGGACCTCAGGATCAGAGATTCCAGCTTCCCGGAAACATAGGTTTTGATTGTCACCTCAGTGGGACCACATCGCAGAAGAAAAGCCAGATTCATAAAACTTTGCCTGATGTTCTGGCAGAACCTTTATCAAGTGAAAGACATGAGTTTGTGATGGCACAATATGTGAATGAATTTCAG GGTAATGATGCACCTGTTGAACAACAAATTAACAGTGCAGAAACTTACTTTGAAagtgccaaagtagagtgtgcaatCCAAACATGTCCGGAATTGCTGCGAAAGG ATTTTGAATCACTGTTTCCAGAAGTGGCCACCAACAAACTAATGATTCTGACTGTAACACAGAAAACTAAGAATGATATGACTGTCTGGAGCGAGGAGGtagaatatgaaagagaaatgctCTTAGAAAAG TTCATCAGTGGTGCTAAGGAAATTTGCTATGCTCTTCGAGCTGAAGGCTATTGGGCTGACTTTATTGACCCGTCATCTGGTTTGGCA TTTTTTGGACCATATACAAACAACACTCTTTTTGAAACAGATGAACGTTATCGACATTTAGGATTTTCTGTCGATGATCTTGGCTGCTGTAAAGTAATTCGTCATAGTCTCTGGGGCACTCATGTGGTTGTAGGAAGTATCTTCACTAATGCAACACCAGACAGCTATATTATGAAGAAATTAAGTGGAAACTAG